One Pieris napi chromosome Z, ilPieNapi1.2, whole genome shotgun sequence DNA window includes the following coding sequences:
- the LOC125062572 gene encoding ecotropic viral integration site 5 ortholog isoform X3, which translates to MSEPVAAVTRTGLAATEVVAEKGEGLPTPDRALLAKLEEANRKIEADSKCPSLNAASRKNSETSLASATSSQEDTRVAGSSEEEIWILWGRIVSNWETEWRRRNQFVRDLVRRGVPHHFRGIVWQLLAGVECSPEKKQYASYIKAKSACEKVIRRDIARTYPEHDFFKEKDGLGQEALFNVMKAYSLHDREVGYCQGSGFIVGLLLMQMPEEEAFAVLVKIMQQHKMRDMFKPSMAELGLCMYQLENLLQEILPDLHVHFQSQSFSTSIYASSWFLTLFTTNLSLPLACRIMDVFLSEGIEVVFKVALALLTLGKEHLLSLDMENLLKYIQKELPAKADADHDAFMELAYSIKVNPKKMKKLEKEYTVIKTKEQSDIAVLRCLREENRILKKRMQFLEQECSELAARLVRGQVDRAHGEEETFALERELHALRCANLDAQQALADAHEEIRSLEVTLAECNSRQSSLEGGEGSEGGEGGSGDKEELARCLQQELVRAKLQLAEREAAERELAARLADLENDNKLLRKQTVDNNVAHLQDELIAVKLREAEANLSLKELRQRVTELADAWRRHLQEHRAEAAAVAAPSVVSDLMATPKKLLRAWEGRAADAHRVEDELMTTRIREVEALTELKELRLKEMELSAQVQVSSNQLRRQDEEASALREALDAALARERALIARQREFQHKYEDLAGKAKYESMQASIKNMEVSQRIAELENELSECKMKTEVMAAEGELRNHNSDDSERVRELQEQVAELHAEVMRLEAWKARTLGLAPLRGASPEEDPEEDDGPKPAQRRRSSASRPPSDVEDT; encoded by the exons ATGAGCGAGCCAGTGGCCGCAGTCACGCGTACGGGTCTCGCTGCTACTGAAG TGGTCGCCGAAAAGGGAGAGGGACTGCCGACGCCCGACCGGGCTTTACTCGCCAAACTGGAGGAGGCCAACAGAAAGATCGAGGCGGACTCAAAGTGCCCCTCGCTCAACGCAGCCAGCAGAAAAAACTCTGAAACATCACTCGCATCAG CAACGTCGAGTCAGGAAGATACGCGAGTGGCAGGTAGCAGCGAAGAAGAGATATGGATTCTCTGGGGCAGGATTGTCAGTAATTGGGAGACCGAGTGGCGAAGACGCAACCAGTTTGTGAGAGATCTGGTTAGAAGAGGTGTTCCACATCACTTCCGAGGCATCGTGTGGCAGCTATTGGCCGGGGTTGAATGCTCTCCGGAAAAGAAGCAGTATGCCTCGTATATTAAg gCGAAGTCAGCGTGTGAAAAGGTGATTAGGCGCGACATCGCGCGCACTTATCCGGAACATGACTTCTTCAAGGAAAAAGATGGCTTGGGCCAAGAGGCTCTCTTCAATGTGATGAAGGCGTATTCCCTCCATGACAGGGAAGTGGGATATTGCCAAGGCTCAGGATTCATAGTTGGACTTCTATTGATGCAG ATGCCGGAGGAAGAGGCGTTTGCGGTTCTCGTGAAGATTATGCAGCAGCACAAAATGCGAGACATGTTCAAGCCAAGTATGGCGGAACTAGGACTCTGCATGTACCAATTGGAAAACTTGTTGCAGGAAATCTTACCTGATTTACACGTTCACTTTCAGTCACAG AGTTTCAGCACATCGATATACGCCAGTAGCTGGTTCCTCACTCTTTTCACGACCAACCTGTCTCTGCCTTTGGCCTGTCGCATCATGGACGTCTTCCTCTCCGAAGGGATAGAGGTGGTGTTTAAGGTAGCACTGGCGCTTCTCACGCTCGGAAAGGAACATCTTCTGTCCTTGGACATGGAAAACCTTCTCAAG TATATTCAAAAAGAATTGCCGGCGAAAGCCGACGCAGACCACGACGCATTTATGGAATTAGCGTACTCCATAAAAGTGAACCCGAAAAAGATGAAAAAGCTCGAAAAGGAGTACACcgtgataaaaacaaaagaacagAGCGACATTGCTGTTTTGAGA TGCCTGCGTGAAGAGAACCGTATCTTGAAGAAGCGCATGCAATTCCTAGAACAGGAGTGTTCGGAGTTGGCGGCTCGCTTAGTTCGGGGCCAAGTGGACCGAGCTCACGGAGAGGAAGAGACCTTCGCGCTAGAGAGGGAGCTGCACGCCCTGCGTTGTGCCAACCTCGACGCTCAGCAGGCGTTGGCCGACGCTCACGAAGAGATACGCTCCTTAGAAGTCACTCTGGCGGAG TGCAACTCCCGCCAATCGTCCCTGGAGGGCGGGGAGGGGAGCGAGGGAGGAGAGGGCGGCTCCGGCGACAAAGAAGAACTGGCGCGATGTCTGCAGCAGGAGCTGGTGAGGGCTAAGCTGCAGCTCGCCGAACGAGAGGCGGCCGAGAGGGAGCTGGCCGCGAGATTGGCCGACTTGGAGAACGACAACAAGCTGCTGCGGAAGCAGACCGTCGACAACAACGTCGCGCATCTGCAG GACGAACTGATAGCGGTGAAATTGCGGGAGGCGGAAGCCAATCTCTCCCTGAAGGAATTGCGGCAGCGCGTCACCGAGCTCGCCGACGCGTGGCGGCGACATCTGCAG GAACACCGGGCCGAGGCGGCGGCGGTGGCTGCTCCTTCGGTAGTGTCGGACCTCATGGCCACGCCCAAGAAATTGCTTCGAGCGTGGGAGGGTCGCGCCGCCGACGCCCACAGGGTGGAAGACGAGTTGATGACTACCCGCATCCGGGAAGTCGAAGCCCTCACCGAGCTCAAGGAACTGAGGCTTAAG GAAATGGAGCTGAGCGCTCAGGTGCAGGTGTCGAGTAACCAATTGCGTCGCCAAGACGAGGAGGCCAGCGCTCTGAGAGAGGCCCTCGATGCAGCTCTGGCTCGCGAGAGGGCGCTCATCGCGAGGCAGCGTGAGTTCCAGCACAAGTACGAAGACCTCGCGGGCAAG GCGAAATACGAATCGATGCAGGCGTCGATCAAGAACATGGAAGTCTCACAACGGATCGCCGAGCTGGAGAACGAGCTCTCCGAGTGTAAGATGAAG ACGGAGGTGATGGCCGCGGAGGGGGAGCTGAGGAACCACAACTCGGACGACTCGGAGCGAGTTCGCGAGCTGCAGGAGCAGGTCGCCGAGTTGCACGCCGAG GTTATGAGGCTGGAGGCGTGGAAGGCGCGAACCCTCGGGCTCGCGCCCCTCCGCGGCGCCTCGCCTGAGGAGGACCCAGAGGAGGACGACGGACCGAAGCCCGCCCAGCGAAGGAGATCCTCCGCCTCGAGGCCGCCTTCGGACGTCGAGGACACGTAG
- the LOC125062572 gene encoding ecotropic viral integration site 5 ortholog isoform X1: MKLAVDHTSPSTKPPITETEEVKDSPIPSPDFSVIRVHGSASPPPIDSEYSEISTENKVTPKPVVAEKGEGLPTPDRALLAKLEEANRKIEADSKCPSLNAASRKNSETSLASATSSQEDTRVAGSSEEEIWILWGRIVSNWETEWRRRNQFVRDLVRRGVPHHFRGIVWQLLAGVECSPEKKQYASYIKAKSACEKVIRRDIARTYPEHDFFKEKDGLGQEALFNVMKAYSLHDREVGYCQGSGFIVGLLLMQMPEEEAFAVLVKIMQQHKMRDMFKPSMAELGLCMYQLENLLQEILPDLHVHFQSQSFSTSIYASSWFLTLFTTNLSLPLACRIMDVFLSEGIEVVFKVALALLTLGKEHLLSLDMENLLKYIQKELPAKADADHDAFMELAYSIKVNPKKMKKLEKEYTVIKTKEQSDIAVLRCLREENRILKKRMQFLEQECSELAARLVRGQVDRAHGEEETFALERELHALRCANLDAQQALADAHEEIRSLEVTLAECNSRQSSLEGGEGSEGGEGGSGDKEELARCLQQELVRAKLQLAEREAAERELAARLADLENDNKLLRKQTVDNNVAHLQDELIAVKLREAEANLSLKELRQRVTELADAWRRHLQEHRAEAAAVAAPSVVSDLMATPKKLLRAWEGRAADAHRVEDELMTTRIREVEALTELKELRLKEMELSAQVQVSSNQLRRQDEEASALREALDAALARERALIARQREFQHKYEDLAGKAKYESMQASIKNMEVSQRIAELENELSECKMKTEVMAAEGELRNHNSDDSERVRELQEQVAELHAEVMRLEAWKARTLGLAPLRGASPEEDPEEDDGPKPAQRRRSSASRPPSDVEDT; this comes from the exons ATGAAATTGGCTGTGGATCACACTTCTCCATCGACTAAGCCGCCAATTACCGAAACGGAAGAGGTTAAAGATAGCCCGATCCCATCACCTGACTTTTCAGTCATTCGCGTACATGGGAGTGCTTCGCCTCCACCCATAGATTCGGAATACTCTGAGATCTCGACTGAAAATAAAGTTACGCCTAAACCAG TGGTCGCCGAAAAGGGAGAGGGACTGCCGACGCCCGACCGGGCTTTACTCGCCAAACTGGAGGAGGCCAACAGAAAGATCGAGGCGGACTCAAAGTGCCCCTCGCTCAACGCAGCCAGCAGAAAAAACTCTGAAACATCACTCGCATCAG CAACGTCGAGTCAGGAAGATACGCGAGTGGCAGGTAGCAGCGAAGAAGAGATATGGATTCTCTGGGGCAGGATTGTCAGTAATTGGGAGACCGAGTGGCGAAGACGCAACCAGTTTGTGAGAGATCTGGTTAGAAGAGGTGTTCCACATCACTTCCGAGGCATCGTGTGGCAGCTATTGGCCGGGGTTGAATGCTCTCCGGAAAAGAAGCAGTATGCCTCGTATATTAAg gCGAAGTCAGCGTGTGAAAAGGTGATTAGGCGCGACATCGCGCGCACTTATCCGGAACATGACTTCTTCAAGGAAAAAGATGGCTTGGGCCAAGAGGCTCTCTTCAATGTGATGAAGGCGTATTCCCTCCATGACAGGGAAGTGGGATATTGCCAAGGCTCAGGATTCATAGTTGGACTTCTATTGATGCAG ATGCCGGAGGAAGAGGCGTTTGCGGTTCTCGTGAAGATTATGCAGCAGCACAAAATGCGAGACATGTTCAAGCCAAGTATGGCGGAACTAGGACTCTGCATGTACCAATTGGAAAACTTGTTGCAGGAAATCTTACCTGATTTACACGTTCACTTTCAGTCACAG AGTTTCAGCACATCGATATACGCCAGTAGCTGGTTCCTCACTCTTTTCACGACCAACCTGTCTCTGCCTTTGGCCTGTCGCATCATGGACGTCTTCCTCTCCGAAGGGATAGAGGTGGTGTTTAAGGTAGCACTGGCGCTTCTCACGCTCGGAAAGGAACATCTTCTGTCCTTGGACATGGAAAACCTTCTCAAG TATATTCAAAAAGAATTGCCGGCGAAAGCCGACGCAGACCACGACGCATTTATGGAATTAGCGTACTCCATAAAAGTGAACCCGAAAAAGATGAAAAAGCTCGAAAAGGAGTACACcgtgataaaaacaaaagaacagAGCGACATTGCTGTTTTGAGA TGCCTGCGTGAAGAGAACCGTATCTTGAAGAAGCGCATGCAATTCCTAGAACAGGAGTGTTCGGAGTTGGCGGCTCGCTTAGTTCGGGGCCAAGTGGACCGAGCTCACGGAGAGGAAGAGACCTTCGCGCTAGAGAGGGAGCTGCACGCCCTGCGTTGTGCCAACCTCGACGCTCAGCAGGCGTTGGCCGACGCTCACGAAGAGATACGCTCCTTAGAAGTCACTCTGGCGGAG TGCAACTCCCGCCAATCGTCCCTGGAGGGCGGGGAGGGGAGCGAGGGAGGAGAGGGCGGCTCCGGCGACAAAGAAGAACTGGCGCGATGTCTGCAGCAGGAGCTGGTGAGGGCTAAGCTGCAGCTCGCCGAACGAGAGGCGGCCGAGAGGGAGCTGGCCGCGAGATTGGCCGACTTGGAGAACGACAACAAGCTGCTGCGGAAGCAGACCGTCGACAACAACGTCGCGCATCTGCAG GACGAACTGATAGCGGTGAAATTGCGGGAGGCGGAAGCCAATCTCTCCCTGAAGGAATTGCGGCAGCGCGTCACCGAGCTCGCCGACGCGTGGCGGCGACATCTGCAG GAACACCGGGCCGAGGCGGCGGCGGTGGCTGCTCCTTCGGTAGTGTCGGACCTCATGGCCACGCCCAAGAAATTGCTTCGAGCGTGGGAGGGTCGCGCCGCCGACGCCCACAGGGTGGAAGACGAGTTGATGACTACCCGCATCCGGGAAGTCGAAGCCCTCACCGAGCTCAAGGAACTGAGGCTTAAG GAAATGGAGCTGAGCGCTCAGGTGCAGGTGTCGAGTAACCAATTGCGTCGCCAAGACGAGGAGGCCAGCGCTCTGAGAGAGGCCCTCGATGCAGCTCTGGCTCGCGAGAGGGCGCTCATCGCGAGGCAGCGTGAGTTCCAGCACAAGTACGAAGACCTCGCGGGCAAG GCGAAATACGAATCGATGCAGGCGTCGATCAAGAACATGGAAGTCTCACAACGGATCGCCGAGCTGGAGAACGAGCTCTCCGAGTGTAAGATGAAG ACGGAGGTGATGGCCGCGGAGGGGGAGCTGAGGAACCACAACTCGGACGACTCGGAGCGAGTTCGCGAGCTGCAGGAGCAGGTCGCCGAGTTGCACGCCGAG GTTATGAGGCTGGAGGCGTGGAAGGCGCGAACCCTCGGGCTCGCGCCCCTCCGCGGCGCCTCGCCTGAGGAGGACCCAGAGGAGGACGACGGACCGAAGCCCGCCCAGCGAAGGAGATCCTCCGCCTCGAGGCCGCCTTCGGACGTCGAGGACACGTAG
- the LOC125062572 gene encoding ecotropic viral integration site 5 ortholog isoform X2 encodes MKLAVDHTSPSTKPPITETEEVKDSPIPSPDFSVIRVHGSASPPPIDSEYSEISTENKVTPKPVVAEKGEGLPTPDRALLAKLEEANRKIEADSKCPSLNAASRKNSETSLASATSSQEDTRVAGSSEEEIWILWGRIVSNWETEWRRRNQFVRDLVRRGVPHHFRGIVWQLLAGVECSPEKKQYASYIKAKSACEKVIRRDIARTYPEHDFFKEKDGLGQEALFNVMKAYSLHDREVGYCQGSGFIVGLLLMQMPEEEAFAVLVKIMQQHKMRDMFKPSMAELGLCMYQLENLLQEILPDLHVHFQSQSFSTSIYASSWFLTLFTTNLSLPLACRIMDVFLSEGIEVVFKVALALLTLGKEHLLSLDMENLLKYIQKELPAKADADHDAFMELAYSIKVNPKKMKKLEKEYTVIKTKEQSDIAVLRCLREENRILKKRMQFLEQECSELAARLVRGQVDRAHGEEETFALERELHALRCANLDAQQALADAHEEIRSLEVTLAECNSRQSSLEGGEGSEGGEGGSGDKEELARCLQQELVRAKLQLAEREAAERELAARLADLENDNKLLRKQTVDNNVAHLQDELIAVKLREAEANLSLKELRQRVTELADAWRRHLQEHRAEAAAVAAPSVVSDLMATPKKLLRAWEGRAADAHRVEDELMTTRIREVEALTELKELRLKEMELSAQVQVSSNQLRRQDEEASALREALDAALARERALIARQREFQHKYEDLAGKAKYESMQASIKNMEVSQRIAELENELSECKMKTEVMAAEGELRNHNSDDSERVRELQEQVAELHAEFHPNDSAAKGLPRKWLKL; translated from the exons ATGAAATTGGCTGTGGATCACACTTCTCCATCGACTAAGCCGCCAATTACCGAAACGGAAGAGGTTAAAGATAGCCCGATCCCATCACCTGACTTTTCAGTCATTCGCGTACATGGGAGTGCTTCGCCTCCACCCATAGATTCGGAATACTCTGAGATCTCGACTGAAAATAAAGTTACGCCTAAACCAG TGGTCGCCGAAAAGGGAGAGGGACTGCCGACGCCCGACCGGGCTTTACTCGCCAAACTGGAGGAGGCCAACAGAAAGATCGAGGCGGACTCAAAGTGCCCCTCGCTCAACGCAGCCAGCAGAAAAAACTCTGAAACATCACTCGCATCAG CAACGTCGAGTCAGGAAGATACGCGAGTGGCAGGTAGCAGCGAAGAAGAGATATGGATTCTCTGGGGCAGGATTGTCAGTAATTGGGAGACCGAGTGGCGAAGACGCAACCAGTTTGTGAGAGATCTGGTTAGAAGAGGTGTTCCACATCACTTCCGAGGCATCGTGTGGCAGCTATTGGCCGGGGTTGAATGCTCTCCGGAAAAGAAGCAGTATGCCTCGTATATTAAg gCGAAGTCAGCGTGTGAAAAGGTGATTAGGCGCGACATCGCGCGCACTTATCCGGAACATGACTTCTTCAAGGAAAAAGATGGCTTGGGCCAAGAGGCTCTCTTCAATGTGATGAAGGCGTATTCCCTCCATGACAGGGAAGTGGGATATTGCCAAGGCTCAGGATTCATAGTTGGACTTCTATTGATGCAG ATGCCGGAGGAAGAGGCGTTTGCGGTTCTCGTGAAGATTATGCAGCAGCACAAAATGCGAGACATGTTCAAGCCAAGTATGGCGGAACTAGGACTCTGCATGTACCAATTGGAAAACTTGTTGCAGGAAATCTTACCTGATTTACACGTTCACTTTCAGTCACAG AGTTTCAGCACATCGATATACGCCAGTAGCTGGTTCCTCACTCTTTTCACGACCAACCTGTCTCTGCCTTTGGCCTGTCGCATCATGGACGTCTTCCTCTCCGAAGGGATAGAGGTGGTGTTTAAGGTAGCACTGGCGCTTCTCACGCTCGGAAAGGAACATCTTCTGTCCTTGGACATGGAAAACCTTCTCAAG TATATTCAAAAAGAATTGCCGGCGAAAGCCGACGCAGACCACGACGCATTTATGGAATTAGCGTACTCCATAAAAGTGAACCCGAAAAAGATGAAAAAGCTCGAAAAGGAGTACACcgtgataaaaacaaaagaacagAGCGACATTGCTGTTTTGAGA TGCCTGCGTGAAGAGAACCGTATCTTGAAGAAGCGCATGCAATTCCTAGAACAGGAGTGTTCGGAGTTGGCGGCTCGCTTAGTTCGGGGCCAAGTGGACCGAGCTCACGGAGAGGAAGAGACCTTCGCGCTAGAGAGGGAGCTGCACGCCCTGCGTTGTGCCAACCTCGACGCTCAGCAGGCGTTGGCCGACGCTCACGAAGAGATACGCTCCTTAGAAGTCACTCTGGCGGAG TGCAACTCCCGCCAATCGTCCCTGGAGGGCGGGGAGGGGAGCGAGGGAGGAGAGGGCGGCTCCGGCGACAAAGAAGAACTGGCGCGATGTCTGCAGCAGGAGCTGGTGAGGGCTAAGCTGCAGCTCGCCGAACGAGAGGCGGCCGAGAGGGAGCTGGCCGCGAGATTGGCCGACTTGGAGAACGACAACAAGCTGCTGCGGAAGCAGACCGTCGACAACAACGTCGCGCATCTGCAG GACGAACTGATAGCGGTGAAATTGCGGGAGGCGGAAGCCAATCTCTCCCTGAAGGAATTGCGGCAGCGCGTCACCGAGCTCGCCGACGCGTGGCGGCGACATCTGCAG GAACACCGGGCCGAGGCGGCGGCGGTGGCTGCTCCTTCGGTAGTGTCGGACCTCATGGCCACGCCCAAGAAATTGCTTCGAGCGTGGGAGGGTCGCGCCGCCGACGCCCACAGGGTGGAAGACGAGTTGATGACTACCCGCATCCGGGAAGTCGAAGCCCTCACCGAGCTCAAGGAACTGAGGCTTAAG GAAATGGAGCTGAGCGCTCAGGTGCAGGTGTCGAGTAACCAATTGCGTCGCCAAGACGAGGAGGCCAGCGCTCTGAGAGAGGCCCTCGATGCAGCTCTGGCTCGCGAGAGGGCGCTCATCGCGAGGCAGCGTGAGTTCCAGCACAAGTACGAAGACCTCGCGGGCAAG GCGAAATACGAATCGATGCAGGCGTCGATCAAGAACATGGAAGTCTCACAACGGATCGCCGAGCTGGAGAACGAGCTCTCCGAGTGTAAGATGAAG ACGGAGGTGATGGCCGCGGAGGGGGAGCTGAGGAACCACAACTCGGACGACTCGGAGCGAGTTCGCGAGCTGCAGGAGCAGGTCGCCGAGTTGCACGCCGAG TTTCACCCGAACGACTCCGCGGCGAAGGGTCTCCCTCGGAAGTGGCTCAA GTTATGA
- the LOC125062575 gene encoding LITAF domain-containing protein, with protein sequence MEKNGNPPSYGWNNGHMQAPPAAPPSYSQAVGGVGPSSPYTPQYPRTTGPQIVTTVVPLGPQSTHMICPSCHGEIDTASKKKPGLIAYIAGSVMCILGLFCGCCLIPCCIDSCMDVHHECPNCGAHLGRYRR encoded by the exons ATGGAGAAAAATGGGAACCCTCCATCTTACGGCTGGAATAATGGGCATATGCAGGCGCCTCCTGCGGCCCCTCCGAGTTATTCACAAGCCGTGGGCGGTGTGGGACCCTCCAGTCCATACACGCCCCAATATCCTCGTA CAACTGGTCCACAAATAGTCACGACAGTGGTGCCTTTGGGGCCACAATCTACACACATGATATGCCCCAGTTGCCACGGAGAAATCGACACGGCCTCAAAGAAAAAACCGGGTCTCATTGCATATATAGCCGGATCGGTCATGTGTATCCTGGG gttGTTTTGCGGCTGCTGCTTGATCCCGTGCTGCATCGACAGTTGCATGGATGTGCATCACGAGTGCCCCAATTGTGGCGCTCACCTTGGCCGCTATCGCCGGTAA
- the LOC125062573 gene encoding ATPase family AAA domain-containing protein 3A homolog, with protein sequence MSWLFGYSSPPKPPADMPPPSEDNTPQNLTKAEKKAMEAYRFDSSALERAAQAARELERSRHSKDALELSKLQESTRQQEQLAKIKEYEAAIEQAKVEQKRIDHEERRKTLQEETKQHQVRAQYQDQLSKKRYEEQLAQQQRSQEEILKKQEESVAKQEALRRATIEHEMELREKNKLKAIEAEARARAKADRENRDITLEQIRLKAAENRTTILESIQTAGSVIGTGVSALLTDWQRTATAVGGLSLLALGVYSARGATSVAARFIESRIGKPTLVRETSRLSLLDAARHPIRTAAAAVAKFRAPADALAGVVLAPSLERRLRDVAIAAKNTRRNRGLYTNLLMYGPPGTGKTLFSKKLAKHSGMEYAIMTGGDVAPMGKDAVAAIHKVFDWANTSRKGVLLFIDEADAFLRKRSTEALSEELRAALNAFLYRTSAQSGRVMLVLASNTPHHLDSAVHDRIDALLEFPLPTLEERQRLLRLYFDAYILQPAADKQSRLSVDRFEYGELCDEVASLTGGLSGRALSKLGVAWQAAAYASEDGRLTRRMCLDICHGAVLQYRQKMEWLSAEEKSRSMLPYLRDLPPFDPAETEAPETSETLKAKVPEAKKVDLEK encoded by the exons ATGTCTTGGTTATTTGGATATAGTAGTCCACCCAAACCTCCGGCTGATATGCCTCCACCTTCAGAAGATAATACTCCTCAAAATCTTACAAAAGCTGAGAAAAAGGCAATGGAAGCATACCGGTTTGATTCAAGTGCATTAGAAAGAGCCGCGCAAGCCGCTCGAGAACTAGAACGCTCAA GACATTCAAAGGATGCATTAGAGCTTAGTAAACTTCAGGAATCAACTCGACAGCAGGAACAATTAGCTAAAATTAAAGAGTATGAAGCTGCAATTGAGCAGGCCAAAGTGGAACAAAAAAGAATTGACCATGAAGAAAGACGAAAAACATTACag gaagaaacaaaacaacacCAAGTCCGTGCTCAATACCAAGACCAGTTGTCTAAGAAGCGTTATGAGGAACAATTGGCCCAGCAACAGAGGTCACAAGAggagattttaaaaaa ACAAGAAGAGAGTGTGGCGAAGCAAGAAGCACTGCGTCGAGCGACGATAGAGCACGAGATGGAGTTGCGAGAAAAGAACAAGCTCAAGGCGATAGAGGCAGAAGCGAGGGCTAGGGCCAAAGCAGACAGGGAGAACCGAGATATTACACTCGAGCAGATCCGTCTCAAAGCTGCCGAAAACAGGACCACCATATTGGAGAGCATACA GACGGCAGGCAGCGTGATCGGGACGGGCGTGAGTGCGCTGCTAACCGATTGGCAGCGGACTGCCACCGCCGTGGGTGGTTTATCTCTTCTCGCCTTAGGAGTGTATTCGGCGCGAGGAGCCACGTCCGTCGCGGCTCGGTTTATCGAGTCTCGGATAGGGAAGCCGACCTTAGTGCGAGAGACGTCGCGTCTGTCCCTCTTGGACGCCGCGAGGCATCCGATCCGCACTGCGGCGGCCGCGGTGGCCAAGTTCAGAGCGCCGGCCGACGCTTTGGCCGGAGTGGTCCTGGCCCCGAGTTTGGAGCGGCGGCTGAGAGACGTCGCCATCGCCGCGAAAAACACTCGCCGTAACCGCGGCCTCTACACCAATCTGCTAATGTACGGCCCGCCCGGAACCGGGAAGACGCTGTTCTCGAAG AAACTGGCGAAACATTCCGGGATGGAGTACGCCATCATGACCGGAGGAGACGTGGCTCCGATGGGCAAAGACGCCGTGGCGGCCATTCACAAAGTGTTCGACTGGGCCAACACCAGCCGGAAAGGCGTGCTGCTATTCATAGACGAGGCGGACGCGTTCCTACGCAAGCGTTCCACGGAGGCCCTTTCCGAGGAACTGAGGGCCGCTCTGAACGCCTTCCTCTACCGCACTTCGGCACAGAGCGGCAGAGTCATGCTGGTCCTGGCTTCGAATACGCCGCATCACCTGGACTCGGCCGTACACGATCGGATCGACGCTCTACTGGAATTCCCTCTGCCGACATTGGAAGAGAGACAGCGTCTGCTTCGCTTGTACTTCGATGCCTATATACTGCAACCGGCCGCCGATAAACAAAG CCGCTTGAGCGTGGATCGGTTCGAGTACGGCGAGCTGTGTGACGAAGTGGCGTCCCTCACGGGCGGTCTCTCCGGAAGGGCGTTGTCCAAACTGGGCGTAGCCTGGCAGGCTGCCGCTTACGCGTCGGAAGATGGGCGACTGACGAGGCGCATGTGCCTCGACATTTGCCATGGAGCAGTGCTGCAGTATCGGCAGAAG ATGGAGTGGTTGTCGGCGGAAGAAAAATCTCGCAGCATGCTTCCGTACCTGAGGGATTTGCCCCCTTTCGACCCCGCGGAGACGGAAGCACCGGAGACCTCCGAAACCCTGAAGGCTAAGGTACCCGAGGCCAAAAAAGTGGACCTCGAAAAGTGA